The following DNA comes from Mycobacterium sp. MS1601.
CTCGGTGGTGGTGCTGGCGGGGTTCGAACCAGAGGAGGAGGCACCCATCATCTTCCTACGGTTACGCAAAGCGGCTCGCACCCACGGCGTGCCGATCCTGGCCGTCGCACCTTTCGCTTCCCGAGGTGCGGCCAAGCTGGGCGCACAGCTGGTCATGACGACGCCCGGCGACGAAGCCGCCGCACTGTCCAGTCTGGACCTGCCGCTTGGGGCCATCATCCTGGCCGGTGAGCGGCTGGCCGCGGCACCCGGAGCACTCACTGCGGCGGCTCGACTCGCGGACCGGTCCGGTGCTCGCCTGGCCTGGGTTCCCCGTCGGGCCGGTGATCGTGGGGCACTGGAAGCCGGCTGCCTGCCCAATCTGCTGCCAGGGGGGCGCCCTGTTGACAGCTCCCGAGCACGGGACCAGGTGGCGACCGCCTGGCACACCGACCTTCCGGCCACGCCCGGTCGTGACACTGCAGGAATCCTGGCCGCAGCCGCCGCGGGGGAGCTCGAGGCTGTGTTGCTAGGTGCAGTTGACCCCGAGGATCTGCCTGATCCCGCTGGTGCACTGGCCGCATTGGACGTCGCGGCATTCGTCGTGAGCCTCGAGATGCGACACAGCGCTGTTACTGCGCTGGCTGATGTGGTGTTCCCGGTGGCTCCAGTTGCGGAGAAAGCAGGGTCCTTCCTCACCTGGGAGGGGCGCAGCCGGCCGTTCCCGTCAGCGCTGGCGTCTGAGGCGTTGACTGATGCCGAGGTGCTCGCTGCCATCGCCGCTGCCATGGGATATCGACTGACCAAGCCCAACTCGGTTGTCGGAGTGTGGAATGGGCGCCGGCCGTCAATCACCGACCGGTTCTCCGCGCCAACCGGACCGGGTTTCGGTGAAGCCGTGCTGGCGACGTGGAAACCGCTGCTGGATGACGGGCTGATGCAGGACGGAGCAGCACATTTGGCGCAGACTGCGCGCCCGGTGGTGGCGCGGCTGTCGGCGGCCACCGCTGCCGAGATCGGTGTTGGCAACGGTGATCCGTTGAGGGTATCCACTCCAGCAGGCGGCATCATGGCGCCCACGGACATCACCACAATGCCCGACCGGGTGGTCTGGTTACCGACGAATTCGCGACATTGCCACGTGCACCGCGAACTGCGGGTCGGTGCGGGAGCGCTCGTGACACTGAGCCGTGGGGTCCCCTCATGACCTACCCGGATCTGAGTGTGTTCGGTCAGGATCCGTGGTGGTTGATGTTGGGCAAGGCGCTGGTGATTTTTGTGTTCCTGCTGCTGACGGTGCTGGTGGCGATCCTGGCGGAACGAAAGATCTTGGGCCGCATGCAGATGCGCTTCGGCCCGAACCGGGTGGGCCCGTTCGGTTTGCTGCAGAGCCTGGCCGACGGGGTGAAACTCGCCCTCAAGGAGGGTTTGGTGCCGGCGGGTGTGGACAAGCCGATCTATCTGATGGCGCCGGTG
Coding sequences within:
- a CDS encoding NADH-quinone oxidoreductase subunit G; the encoded protein is MTVTEPERQTPTVEMVSLTIDDTPISVPKGTLVIRAAELLGVQIPRFCDHPLLDPVGACRQCLVEVEGQRKPMASCTTTVSPDMVVRTQLTSPSADKAQHGVMELLLINHPLDCPVCDKGGECPLQNQAMVSGRSESRFDKVKRTYPKPIPLSPQVLLDRERCVLCARCTRFSTQIAGDPFIELLERGALQQVGIATGEPFDSYFSGNTVQICPVGALTGSAYRFRARPFDLVSTPSVCEHCASGCAQRTDHRRGTVLRRLAGDDPDVNEEWNCDKGRWAFAYPRTDDRILTPLIRHNGQLQPASWPEAIAAAATGLAGAAGVLTGGRATVEDAYSYSEFARKALHTNDIDFRIRAHSDEELEFLATRVAGHAMEVTYADLEDASVVVLAGFEPEEEAPIIFLRLRKAARTHGVPILAVAPFASRGAAKLGAQLVMTTPGDEAAALSSLDLPLGAIILAGERLAAAPGALTAAARLADRSGARLAWVPRRAGDRGALEAGCLPNLLPGGRPVDSSRARDQVATAWHTDLPATPGRDTAGILAAAAAGELEAVLLGAVDPEDLPDPAGALAALDVAAFVVSLEMRHSAVTALADVVFPVAPVAEKAGSFLTWEGRSRPFPSALASEALTDAEVLAAIAAAMGYRLTKPNSVVGVWNGRRPSITDRFSAPTGPGFGEAVLATWKPLLDDGLMQDGAAHLAQTARPVVARLSAATAAEIGVGNGDPLRVSTPAGGIMAPTDITTMPDRVVWLPTNSRHCHVHRELRVGAGALVTLSRGVPS